The genomic segment CTGCCCGCAAGACAGACAGCATGGCAACGGCCACCGCCATCCCGAAAAGCGGCACCGTGATTGCCATCGACCGCCGCCAGGCAAAGGGCTTCAACCCCGGAAAGATTGCGGGCGCGATTGCCCGCAACGTTCTTCCCCCACTTGTCGTGCTGGTTCTGCTGCTCGGCATCTGGCAGATGCTCTGTTCCACCCCCGGCGCAACGTTGCCGCCGCCAAGCCAGGTGTTTCAGGAAAGCTATGACCTGATCGTCTATCCCTTCTTCGTCTATGGTTCGCAGGATATCGGCCTTGGTTGGCGGGTGTTGATTTCGCTGGAGCGTGTGGCCTATGGCTTCGGGCTTGCCGCTGTTGCAGGCGTCATCCTCGGCGCCATCGTCGGTCAGTCCATCTGGGCGATGCGCGGTCTCGACCCGATCTTTCAGGTGCTGCGCACGGTGCCGCCGCTGGCATGGCTACCGCTGTCGCTGGCTGCCTTTCAGGACAGCAATCCATCGGCCATTTTTGTGATCTTCATCACCTCCATCTGGCCCGTCATCATCAACACTGCCGTTGGTGTGCGCAACATTCCGCAGGATTACCGCAACGTGGCGCAGGTGCTGC from the Agrobacterium vaccinii genome contains:
- the ntrB gene encoding nitrate ABC transporter permease yields the protein MTATARKTDSMATATAIPKSGTVIAIDRRQAKGFNPGKIAGAIARNVLPPLVVLVLLLGIWQMLCSTPGATLPPPSQVFQESYDLIVYPFFVYGSQDIGLGWRVLISLERVAYGFGLAAVAGVILGAIVGQSIWAMRGLDPIFQVLRTVPPLAWLPLSLAAFQDSNPSAIFVIFITSIWPVIINTAVGVRNIPQDYRNVAQVLRLNQLEFFYKIMLPSAAPYIFTGLRIGVGLSWLAIVAAEMLTGGVGIGFFIWDAWNSSRLPDIIVALAYIGVVGFVLDKLVAALGNIVTRGAAAN